The sequence CAGCGCAGCAGCGCTCCAGCTTGGCACTCCAGGTGTATTACATGGATGCCTCTCAATCATCATGCAGGATCGTTGGGGCCAAATAAGGCCCTCCAAAACAAGAGCTGCAGGGCTAAACTATCCGGGCAGAGGCCCAGAGATAGCCCACTTATGTGAAATAGGCCGAGTGAAACCTTGTTACGCCTTAGATCGTGAAGTGTTTGAAGCAGTACGCATAATGTGTCGAACAGAGGGGTTAATTCCTGCGCTTGAAACGGCACATGCTATAGCATATGTACTAAATCATCCTGAAGAATTTAACCGAGATGATGTTGTTGTTATAAACTTTTCCGGAAGAGGCGACAAAGATATAGAAACTATTTTGAGGTTTTTCTATGGATCTTCTTGAAGCGAAATTCCAAGAACTTAAGAAGCACGGCGAAGGCGTGCACATGGCGCATGTCTACTATGGAGATCCATGCGAAGAATTTTCAATAAGGCTGGTTGAGACGCTGGTTGAGAATGGCTCCGACATTATAGAGTTTGGCATACCCTTCTCTGACCCCATAGCTGACGGCCCGATTTTCCAAGCGGCATGTGAAAGAGCGTTAAACACTGGTGTGACGCCACTCAAATGCATAAAGGCCATAAAACGGCTTAGAAAGAGCGGCATAGACACTCCGATAATTGTAACTACATATTTCAACATCCCTTATGTCATGGGATTCAACAAATTCCTAGATAAAATCAAAAATGCTGGAGCCCAAGGCTTGTTAATTCCGGATCTCCCAATCGAAGAAGCGAACCCATACCTAGAGCTGGCAGCTAAACAAGACTTACCCCTAATTCTTCAAGTAGCACCCACAACATCGAAGGAAAGGCTTAAAAAGATAACAGAGGCCGCAAGAGGATTCATATACCTAATAAGCTTGGAAGGTGTCACGGGCTCAAGACTAAAAGATACAGCCATAACACGTAAACTCATCAGAAACGTGAAGACTCACGCCTATGTTCCAGTCATGGTTGGATTTGGCATTTCAAAACGAGAACACGTAGAGACAATGATCACTATGGGTGCAGATGGTGTTGTAGTGGGAAGCGCCTACGCAAAACTGTACGCCGAGAGGTTGCAAAATCCCTTTGAGGCGCTGCCAAAAATAGCTGAGCTTGCAAGGGAAATAAAACAGGGATGTACAACTTATAATAGAAAGTGAACGTGCCGGTTTAACTTTACTCCTTTTTGTCGATTAACTGCACACGGTGGAAATTAGATTTCTCGCAAAGTTATTTGGTTTGCGAAAATACTCATCACGTTTGTATAGGCTTCTGTAAATTGAAATGCTTAACAGTGCGATGTAGTATATTGTTCCAAGCGCTCCCAGCCAAATGCAGAGGTTGTAAACTACTAGCGTTAGATCTGGATTATACAACGGGTTTGCTGTCATTGGATAAAAAGGCTTTATGTCACTGTAAAGGGGAGCGTCAAAAAATACGTGAAGCATCCACCCTAAAATACCCGCAGCAACAAATGATTTCAGACATATAGCGGTGTTTTCTAACAAGAGGACTTTGTAAAGTGGCTGTGGAAATTTTTCGAGAAAGTACATGGTGCCACCAAAGGCCATGCTCATTGGTAAAGCGAGTATAAAAGTGTGCATGTGCCCATGTAGAGGATACCTCAATCTAAAGAAGAACGCTAGGAACGGTTCTAGATCAACGATAACGTTTGCCAGAATAAACGTTGGAGCGTGAATATATTTCCTCGAAGGCAAACCGAATCCTAGACTAGGGCCAAAGTGAAATGGGGTGAAAGGCATCCCATTAACCTACAACAACTTTGTACCTTGAAGTTGAGAATTTTTACTTAAAAAATTATTTTAATTTTAAATTGCATATGCCGCGCGAGTAGGGGCTCGTTTAAAGAATCACAAGCCGCAGCAAGCTAGCACACATAATAATACGTTTTCTTCCTATCGATGCTCATATAGCCCCACGTCGTCATAAAGCATCCTGTATTGGCTTTCGACACAATCAGTCTGCTGGAAAGTCTACCCTTCACTCTGGGGACATTTTAGTAAAGGCTTTTTAACTGTTTGAGAGGCATTGCTATTAGAAGCTGCAAGAAGGGTTCTGGGTGAACCGTGGGAAACTTGTCGTTGGTTTAACTGGAATGCCAGGCGCTGGAAAATCCATTGTTGTTAATGTGGCTAAGACTAATGGCTACGGTGTTGTTGTTATGGGCGATGAGGTGCGGGAGGAAGCTAGAAGACGTGGATTGGAGCCAACTCCGGAAAACCTTGGTCGCATAATGTTGGAATTGAGGCGTTTGGAAGGCGACGCCGTAATAGCTAAACGGTGTGTTCCAAAAATTGCCGGAATGACGGAAAACAAGGTCATCGTGGACGGCATAAGAAGTCTAGTTGAAGTCGAAGAGTTTAGGCGAAACTTTTCAAAGTTTGTGGTTATAGCTGTACACGCTTCGCCGGAAACACGGTTCAAGCGGCTTTTCCATAGGCGGAGAAGCGACGACCCCAGTAATTGGGAAGTTTTCCATGAAAGGGATATGCGGGAGTTAAGCGTTGGACTAGGAAACGCTATAGCCTTAGCCGAGTACGTAATAATTAACGAGGGAAGCCTAGATGCCTTTGAGAGAAAGGCTGCCCAAGTCCTAAGGAGGATTGAGGCTAAATGGATGAAGTGAAAGTTTACGTTGAAGTGGAAATAAACCCCACGGAATCTGAAGATAAAGTGAAAAGGGCTGTAGAAAACATATTTGGCAGTATCCCAATTCAAATAAAGCCTCTGGCGAAGGGAAACCTATTAACCGCAGAGGCAAGAGGCCTCGAAGCCTTGACAAAGCTTTACAATCTGCTGCGAAGAGAACGTATCCGCGATGCCGCACGTAGCGTTCTCTTCGAGGGTTTAAGCGAAAACAACATAACATTCTACCTAAACAAGCAAGTTGCCTATGCTGGTCACGTATCTTTTTCCAAAGCCGTAGCTGAGTCACCCTTAGGCCCAATAAAGGTGCAGATTGAATGCGGCAATCCGCGGCAGTTAATTGATTGGCTTGCCCCTAAAACAACTCAATAGGACATGTACCCTATAGGAGTTCAGAAAGGTTAGCGGTGGAAAACGGTTAATTATCCATTAAGCGGCGGCTGGTGATTCCAGTTTGTCTTCTAAAGTGGCAATAACGCACAAAGGCGCTGTGATTCTCGGCAAAAGTGTGGCATGTGATGCCTTCGACGAGTCTAGACCGCTGAGGGTTGTGACTCACGCACATGCGGATCACATGATTGGTTTGCAGCAAAGTTTGCGAGTATGCGAAAAAGTAGTCATGACAGAAGCTACAAAGGATTTGATTGATGTTATGCGGAGCCCTCTTTTTCTCATGAGTGGATGTGTAGAAACCTTGGGTTACGCCAAAACAATGCATTACGACGAGGAGAGTATAGCTCTTTTTCCGGCAGACCACATTTTGGGGGCAGCTCAAGTGCTTGTTGAGGATGCTGAAGGCACACGTATGGTTTATACTGGAGATTTTAGGCTTGAAGGAACGCCGGTGTTGGATGCAGACATACTCATCATAGAAGCCACCTACGGCAGCCCTTCATGTAGGCGTCCCTTCAATCAGGATGTCAAGGAACTACTTGTCTCCATGGTGGAAGAGGGTCTAAAACATGGTTCGGTTTATGTTTTTGGTTACCATGGCAAGCTTCAAGAAGTTATGCAAATTCTTCATGAAGCCGGTGTAAAAGCCCCTTTCGTGGCACCTGAAAGAGTTTTTCAAGTTTCTAAAATCTGTGAAAGACATGGCATGCATATTGGACGTGTGTATAGGCTTGAGGAGAAAGAGTTTAAGAGCATTCTCGAAAAGAACCAGCCTTGTGTAGCCTTCTATCACATGGGCTCACGGGGAAAAGTTGGGCGTGGATGTTATTGTGTCTATGTTAGCGGTTGGGAATTCGACGTGCCGTGCCGGGAAATCGCAGAAAAAGAGTATGTTATAGCCCTTAGCGACCATTCGGATTTTGACGGCTTAATGGAGTATGTAAGGCGTTCCAAGCCTAGGCTTGTCATCACGGATAATTTCCGTGTGGGTTATGCCGAAACTCTGGCTAAGCATATTCAGCGAAGCTTTAACGTTCCAGCGGTAGCGCTTCCTAAGCGTTGAATTTAATTTGTATTAAATATTACTACATAAGATTTATCTCTGTCCATCCCAACTTATACTATTGAGTTCGGATCCAGATTCCGAGCCTACAGAAACAGAGCGTCCGGATGCGTAAGAGACCATGCCCTCCCCACTACAGCCAGAATTCTTTGCGTTGGTAGGCATAGACCTATTCCTCGCCTTAAGCCTCTTAACGTGCCTCTTGGACCGCCATTTCCCATGGCAACTTCCCTACATCTACCAGCTGGCAGCCCTAGCCGGTTTTGGCCATCTCCTCGTAAGCCGAGAGTTTATGGCGGCTTTCGGCGAGTACATGCGCTTCTGGTACAGCCTCCTATATTTGGCAGTAGCCCTAGCCAACATTGTAGCCCTAAACATTTACCTAGGTATGGTTAAGAGGCTCATGAACTACGCGAGAATCTTCATGGTCGTCGTCACAATCCCATCACTAACATTAGCTGTTTTCTTCCTGTCTAACTATGCGGAGGTGGCGGTTCACCCGCTTGTTATGGTTCCTCAAATGGGCTGGGAAGCCACCTTCGTGGGTATAGTTGCCTTCGACACCATTGTAGTGGGGCTGGGCACCTATGTATTCTTCAAACCGCGATGGTGGTACATAGCCCTAGGCGCAGGCACCATAATAGCCGCAGCAGCAGCCTACGCCATATACAAACCCACGTGGGGAGAGGCAGCCTTCATTGCATCCGCCACAGCTCTAGCAATAGCCTGCGCCGTAGTCCTAGCCCTAAGCCTCTACATCCTCGTAAAAATCTGGATAGAAACCCTAAAAGAAAGGAAAAAACGAAAAGGAGGTGAAAACACAAAATGAAAACAAACTACAGGAAGATTGCAAAATTTTTAACACTGTTGTTCACTTCATTGCTAATCAGCTATGCAAGCGCAGCATCGTACAGCGAACTATTCATACGTGGAACGGACATTACTATTGCTGAAGCTACAGTGAGATTTTTTCCGGGTGGCAATACGACCCAGTTGGGTGGTGATGACGCAATAAATCCGGCTGGAACAGAGGTCACATTCGATTCGATAACAATACAACCAGGCCAAGTTTTAACCTATGACGAGGCTGTTAATATAACAAATAGTGCTAGTTCCGCTAAAACTATTACATTAACCCTTGTTTCGCTGACAGGTGATTTTCAAGGCAACTTTGACTATGTCAACATCACAGTGATTGCGCAAAATGGTACAGTTCTAGGCAGCATCAAAGTATTTCCCGCCGGAGAAGGAACGAACAGCACACAAATAGGACCTCTATTGATGCCTGCTAATGAAACTTGGGCTGTTCAATGGAGTTTGAAAGCTGACAAGGACGCAACATCTGGTAAAAAAATAACAATAGTGATTAAAATTAAAGTTGAATAAACTCCTCCTCTTTTATTTATGAGCAAGACTTGTTTTCTGCTAAAGTTTAAATGGTATTGTGGATATTGCTACATTTAGCTTCGAAATATCCGGGTGTTGATAGAAATGAGTAAAAAATCTTCGTCATTTTCGGGTTTTTATAAGCTTAGTCCAAAGGAGCGTTTGGCTTTTGTTAAGGAGTTTGCTGGTCTGACTGATGAGGAATGCGCCCTGCTGCAGAATACTGGTGGTTTGCCGCTGGAACTGGCTGACCGCATGATTGAGAATGTTATTGGTGCTTTTCCAGTGCCATTGGGCATCGCTGTGAACTTTCTCATTAATGGGCGGGATTATTTGATTCCCATGGCGATTGAAGAGCCTTCTGTGGTGGCTGCGGCTAGCTATGCGGCTAAAATGGTGCGGGAGGGCGGAGGCTTCCACACAAGCAGCACTCCACCAATAATGATTGGACAGGTGCAGGTGGTTCGCGTTAAAGATCCTTATGCAGCTAGGCTTCGCGTTTTGGAGGCTAAGGAGGAAATCCTAAAGAAGGCGAATGAGCAGGATCCGGTGCTGGTTTCTGTTGGAGGCGGAGCTAAAGACTTGGACGCTAAAGTTATTCAAACGGTGCAGGGTCCAATGGTTATTGTGGAGTTGCATGTAGATGTTCGGGATGCTATGGGCGCTAATGCTGTGAACACCATGTGTGAGGCTGTTGCCCCGTTGATTGAGCGGATCACCGGCGGCCGTGTTTACTTGCGGATTATCTCGAACTTGGCTGTTAAACGCTTAGCCAGAGCGTGGTGTGTTGTACCCAAAGAGGCGGTTGGCGGCGAAGAGGTTGTAGACGGCATTGTGAACGCTTGGGCTTTCGCGGCGGCCGACCCGTTTAGGGCGGCAACCCACAACAAAGGGATTATGAATGGCATAATTGCCGTTGTAATCGCCACCTGTAACGATCACCGCGCCGTAGAGGC comes from Candidatus Bathyarchaeota archaeon and encodes:
- a CDS encoding exonuclease, with the protein product MSSKVAITHKGAVILGKSVACDAFDESRPLRVVTHAHADHMIGLQQSLRVCEKVVMTEATKDLIDVMRSPLFLMSGCVETLGYAKTMHYDEESIALFPADHILGAAQVLVEDAEGTRMVYTGDFRLEGTPVLDADILIIEATYGSPSCRRPFNQDVKELLVSMVEEGLKHGSVYVFGYHGKLQEVMQILHEAGVKAPFVAPERVFQVSKICERHGMHIGRVYRLEEKEFKSILEKNQPCVAFYHMGSRGKVGRGCYCVYVSGWEFDVPCREIAEKEYVIALSDHSDFDGLMEYVRRSKPRLVITDNFRVGYAETLAKHIQRSFNVPAVALPKR
- a CDS encoding hydroxymethylglutaryl-CoA reductase, degradative codes for the protein MSKKSSSFSGFYKLSPKERLAFVKEFAGLTDEECALLQNTGGLPLELADRMIENVIGAFPVPLGIAVNFLINGRDYLIPMAIEEPSVVAAASYAAKMVREGGGFHTSSTPPIMIGQVQVVRVKDPYAARLRVLEAKEEILKKANEQDPVLVSVGGGAKDLDAKVIQTVQGPMVIVELHVDVRDAMGANAVNTMCEAVAPLIERITGGRVYLRIISNLAVKRLARAWCVVPKEAVGGEEVVDGIVNAWAFAAADPFRAATHNKGIMNGIIAVVIATCNDHRAVEAGAHAYAARSGHYTTLSTWEKNENGDLMGSIELPMAVGLIGGAVRTHPIAKICLKILGVKTANEFAEVLAAVGLAQNLGALRALAHEGIQRGHMSLHARNIAIAAGATGELIDLVAEKMVEERKIRMDRAKELIEQYKATGKI
- a CDS encoding hydrolase, producing MPSRKYIHAPTFILANVIVDLEPFLAFFFRLRYPLHGHMHTFILALPMSMAFGGTMYFLEKFPQPLYKVLLLENTAICLKSFVAAGILGWMLHVFFDAPLYSDIKPFYPMTANPLYNPDLTLVVYNLCIWLGALGTIYYIALLSISIYRSLYKRDEYFRKPNNFARNLISTVCS
- the fliE gene encoding flagellar hook-basal body complex protein FliE, with amino-acid sequence MPGAGKSIVVNVAKTNGYGVVVMGDEVREEARRRGLEPTPENLGRIMLELRRLEGDAVIAKRCVPKIAGMTENKVIVDGIRSLVEVEEFRRNFSKFVVIAVHASPETRFKRLFHRRRSDDPSNWEVFHERDMRELSVGLGNAIALAEYVIINEGSLDAFERKAAQVLRRIEAKWMK
- the trpA gene encoding tryptophan synthase subunit alpha; protein product: MDLLEAKFQELKKHGEGVHMAHVYYGDPCEEFSIRLVETLVENGSDIIEFGIPFSDPIADGPIFQAACERALNTGVTPLKCIKAIKRLRKSGIDTPIIVTTYFNIPYVMGFNKFLDKIKNAGAQGLLIPDLPIEEANPYLELAAKQDLPLILQVAPTTSKERLKKITEAARGFIYLISLEGVTGSRLKDTAITRKLIRNVKTHAYVPVMVGFGISKREHVETMITMGADGVVVGSAYAKLYAERLQNPFEALPKIAELAREIKQGCTTYNRK